Within Candidatus Woesearchaeota archaeon, the genomic segment ATTCGTGTTTCAGGGGTATGCTTCGTAATGCTGAGGCTGGCAATATTTCCAGCTTCGTGTTTATGAAGTTCCTCCGGTTGGAACACGCGCAGTTTCATCTTGTTTTTTCCTCGTTATTTTTACTCGTGCTGGGCGTAATACCGCATCTCCTACTATATAACCTTTTTGCAAGACGTCAAGGACAATATTCGCTTCTTTGTCGCTGTCTTCCTGCAAAAGAGCCTCGTGCAGTTTTGGGTCAAATTTCTTGCCCAAACATTCGATTTCTTTGAGTCCATATTTTTCCAGCACGCCCATAAGTTGCATGTGGATTAATCGAACTCCTTCGTCGTCGACTGTTTTAAGCGCGTGGCCAAAATTGTCCAGCACTGGTATGATTTCTGCGAGTAGTTGTTTTGTTGCGTATTTTTTGAAATCCGCGTTATCGCGTTCGACGCGTTTGCGGTAATTTTCAAAGTCCGCTTGAAGGAATTGGAGTGTT encodes:
- a CDS encoding nucleotide exchange factor GrpE, with translation MTKKETTHCSDGHCREEQCTAEQHSPSPHQCKGKCKERSEHSCKEEHAEAHSCEGTCEEDASQCNEETALKELTKTLQFLQADFENYRKRVERDNADFKKYATKQLLAEIIPVLDNFGHALKTVDDEGVRLIHMQLMGVLEKYGLKEIECLGKKFDPKLHEALLQEDSDKEANIVLDVLQKGYIVGDAVLRPARVKITRKKQDETARVPTGGTS